A region of the Pseudomonas sp. A34-9 genome:
GCTCGGCGAGTGCGTTGTACATCCTCGGCGACTTCTTCGAAGCATGGATTGGCGACGACGCCATGACACCCTTCCAGCGCTCCATCTGCCAGGCCCTGCGCGAATTGAGCGACAGCGGCACGGCGATCTTTCTGATGCACGGCAATCGCGACTTCATGCTCGGCAAGGCCTTTTGCAAGCAGGCCGGCTGTACGCTATTGAAGGACCCGAGTGTCGTGCAGTTTTATGGCGAGCCGGTGCTGTTGATGCACGGCGACAGCCTCTGCACCCGCGACGTCGGCTATATGAAGCTGCGTCGCTATCTGCGCAATCCGGTCACCCTGTTCATCCTGCGCAACCTGCCGCTGAGCAGCCGTCATAAGCTGGCGCGCAAACTGCGCAGCGAGAGTAAGGCCCAGACGCGGATGAAGGCCAATGACATCGTTGATGTCACGCCGGAGGAAATTCCGCGGATCATGCAGGCATTTGGCGTGAAAACCCTGATTCACGGGCACACCCACCGCCCGGCGATTCACAAGCTGCAGCTCGGTGAGCAGGCGGCGAAGCGCATTGTGCTGGGGGATTGGGATCGTCAGGGTTGGGCGTTGCAGGTGGATGAGAGCGGGTATGCCTTGGCACCGTTTGACTTCGCCCCGCCGCTGGCTTTGCCGCACGGCTGAAGATCGCTACCCCCTCACCCCAGCCCTCTCCCCCAGGGGGGCGAGGGGGAAAGGGAGCCGATCTTCATGGCTTTCAAGACCTGAGTTCGACTCGATATCTCAGGTCGGCGTACCTCGAAAGCAACCCGCGGTCAGTCCCCTCTCCCCCTGGGAGAGGGTTAGGGTGAGGGGCTTTTGACCTTAGTGCCCGGACGCCGCCGGCCCTGCCTTAGCAGCAAACGGCGGCTTCGCCAGCCACACAATCAGAATCAACCCCATAAAACCCCAGCCCAACAGCGTGAAGTAATCCACGGTGGAGAGCATGTACGCCTGGCTCGTCAGAATCTGATCCATCTGCGCATAAGCCGATTGGCTCGCGCCGCCCAAATGATTCAAGGTCTCACGAGTCGCCGGCTCGAAGGTGCTGATGCTTTCACTCATGTACGCATGATGTTGATCGGCCCGACGAATCCAGATCCACGTGGTCAGCGACGCCGCAAAACTACCGCCCAACGTCCGCAGGAACGTCGCAAGACCGGCACCATCGGCAATCTGGCTTGGCGGCAGATCCGACATCAGGATGCTCAGGGTCGGCATGAAGAACAGCGCCACGCCAATGCCCATGAACAGCTGCACCAAAGCGATGTGCTGGAAGTCCACCTCGTTGGTGAAACCGGCGCGCATGAAGCAGCTCAAGCCAATCGCCAGAAACGCCAGCCCGGCCAGCAAACGCAGGTCGAACTTGTTCGCGTACTTGCCGACAAACGGCGACAGCAGCACCGGCAGAATGCCGATCGGCGCCACCGCCAGACCAGCCCAGGTCGCGGTGTAGCCCATTTGCGTCTGCAACCATTGTGGCAGGATCAGGTTGATGCCGAAGAACCCGGCGTAACCCAGCACCAACACCAGCGTGCCGATGCGGAAGTTGCGGTAGGCGAACAGCCGCAGGTTGACCACCGGATGCTGGTCGGTCATTTCCCAAATGACGAACACGGCCAGGGCGATCACCGAAATCGCCGCGCCGATGATGATGAAGTTCGACTCGAACCAATCCAGATCATTGCCCTTGTCGAGGATCACCTGCAAGGCGCCAACACCGATGATCAGTGTGATCAGACCGACGTAATCCATCGGCTGACGGCTGGTTTCCACCGGACGTTTGGCCAGCTGCGAGCGCACCACCATCACCGCGAAAATACCGATCGGTACGTTGATAAAGAAGATCCACGGCCAGCTGTAGCTGTCGGTAATCCAGCCACCGAGAATCGGCCCGGCAATGGGCGCGACCACCGTGACCATCGCCAGCAACGCCAGGGCCATGCCGCGCCTGGCGGGGGGATACACGGCGATCAACAGGGTTTGCGTCATCGGGTACAACGGCCCGGCGACCAAGCCTTGCAGCACGCGGAAGCCGATCAATTCCGGCATCGACGTCGAGATACCGCAGAGAAACGAGGCCAGCACGAACAGCATGGTGGCCCAGAGGAACAGCTTCACTTCGCCGAAACGGCGGCTGAGCCAACCGGTCAGCGGCAGCGCAATCGCGTTGCTCACGGCGAACGAAGTGATCACCCAGGTGCCCTGCTCCGAACTCACCCCCAGGTTGCCGGAAATCGTCGGCAGCGCCACGTTGGCGATGGTGGTGTCGAGCACTTGCATGAACGTCGCCAGCGACAGGCCGATGGTGCTGAGCAACAGGCTGGGCGGCGTGAAAGAGGCGTTATTGCTCATTGTGAATCCTATGAAACCAAGTTGACGCCGCGTGCTGATGAACACCGCGACCCCTGTGGGAGCGAGCTTGCTCGCGAAGGCGGTGTACCAGACAAATCAACGGCGAATGACACTCCGCTTTCGCGAGCAAGCTCGCTCCCACAAGGGGCAGTGCCAAAGTCACGATTCAGCGTTGCGCGGTTTTGCTCACCGCAGCGCTGTTGTCGTGGATCAGCTGCGCAATCATCGCGTCGGCTTCAGCCAGTTGACGGTCGTAGACGTTGGTGCTGAACGAGGCTTTTTGCGGCGGTTGCTGCGCCAGCACCGGACCGCTCTGGTCGTGCAAATTCACTTCAACATTGGTCGACAGACCGACGCGCAGCGGGTGCTTGGCCAGTTCTTCGGCGTTGATGTGGATACGCACCGGCACACGCTGAACAATCTTGATCCAGTTACCGGTGGCATTCTGCGCCGGCAACAAGGCAAACGCGCTACCGGTACCCGCACCGAGGCTGTCGACGGTGCCGCTGTATTTAACGTCGCTGCCGTAGATGTCGGATTCGATGTCGACCGGCTGACCGATGCGCATGTCACGCAGTTGGGTTTCCTTGAAGTTGGCGTCGATCCACAGTTGATCCAGCGGAATCACCGCCATCAACGCCGTGCCCGGCTGCACACGCTGGCCGAGTTGCACGGTGCGTTTGGCCACGTAACCGGTCACTGGCGCGATCAAGGTACTGCGGGCATTGGTCAGGTAAGCCTGGCGCAGATCGGCAGCCGCCGACATCACGTCCGGGTGCGACGACACCACGGTGTCATCGACCAGTGCGCTGGTGGTTTTCAGCTGTTGTTTGGCATTGGCCAGGGCGTTTTGCGCCGAGGTCAGATCATCGCGAGCGTGGGACAGTTCTTCCTGAGAAATCGCCCCGCCAGCGGCAAGGTTTTTCCGCCGGTTGAAGTTGTCCTGAGCCTTCTGCACTTCGGCCTGCTGCGCGTTGACCTGGGCTTTCATGCCATCAACGTTGCTGTACAAGCCGCGCACCTGACGCACGGTGCGCGCCAGTTTCGCCTGCGCACTTTGCAGGCCGACTTCGGCGTCGTTCGGGTCGAAGTTGATCAGCACCTGGCCTTCGTGAACCAGATCGCCATCGTCAGCACCGATGCTGACCACGGTGCCGGTCACCAGCGGGGTGATTTCCACGACGTTACCGTTGACGTAGGCGTCATCGGTGCTTTCGTTAAAGCGCCCGATGAACTCGTGATACGCCCAGACGCCGGCGCAGGCGAGTGCAACCACAACGGCCAGCACCAACAGCATGACTTTGCGTTTGCGCGGGTTGCCGGTGTCCGGGGTGTTGCCTTGAGCTTGGGTGTTTTCGGCAGTGGCCATGACAATTACCTTGAATTAGTTGTGCGGCGTGGCTGGGGTGGCGTTGGCTGCGGTCAGGGTTTCACCCTGGAAGCCGCCGCCCAGCGCTTGCATCAGTTGAATCGACAGGTCGATCTGCTCGGCATTGAGGTTGGCCAGCTGACGCTGGGCCTGCAGCAATTGCTGCTCGATGCTGAGCACGTCCAGGTAGTTGCCGATGCCGGAACCGTAACGCTGGACGACGGTGTTGTAAGAATCCTGAGCAATGTCGGTGGCGTGCTGCTGCGCGCCGATCTGCCGACCGATGTCACGCAGCTGGTTGATCGTGTCGCTGACATCGCCCAGTGCTTTCACCAGACTTTTGTTGTACTGCGCCACCGCCAGATCGTAATCAGCGTCGCGCGCATCGAGGTTGGCGCGCAGGCGGCCGCCGTCGAAAATCGGCACCGAAATGGTTGGGGCAATGTTGAAGAAGCGACTGGCCGAACCGAACATCGCGTCACCCAACAAGGATTCGGCACCGGCCGAGGCCGTGAGGTTCAAGTTGGGATAGAACTGAGTCTTCGCCGAGTCGATGTCTTTGCTCGCCGCTTCGACGCGCCACCGCGCGGCGACCAGATCCGGGCGACGACCGAGCAGTTCCGCCGGCAACACCGATGGCACAGCCACAGCACTGGCTTGCAGGACTTTCGGCCGGGCAATTTCGCTGCCGCGATCCGGGCCTTTGCCGAGCAGCACGGCCAGAGCGATCTTGGCGCTGTTCAGGCGTTTTTCCGCGTCGATCAGGCTGGCTTCGGAAGTGGCTTCCAGACTTTGCGTTTGCTGGAATTGGTACTGACTGTCGATACCGGAACTGAGGCGACGCTGGCTCAAGTCGAGCATCTGCTTGGTGCGCTTGAGATCGTCATTGGCCAGGTCATAAACGATATGGGCCTGACCGAGATCGCTGTAAGCGCGAGCCACATCAGCGGCGAGGGTCAACTGTGCCGCCTGACGGTCGACTTCGGCGGCGCGGGCCTGACCGAGTGCAGCTTCCCAGGCATCGCGGTGGCCGCCCCACAGGTCGAAGTTGTAATTGAAGCCGGCGCTGACGTTACGCACGGTGGCGTAGGCATCGCCCTGCCCCAACGGGTCCTGATCCTTGGCCAGGCGCGAACGGCTGATGCCGGCGCTGGCATCGAGAGTCGGATAACGGGCGGCGTCGGCGGCATACGCGGCGGCGCTGGCCTGATGGGCACGGGCTTCAGCGATTTGCATGTCCGGGCTGTCGTGCAGGGCTTCGCGAATCAGACCGTCGAGTTGCGGGTCACCAAGGCTGGTCCACCAGTCGCTTT
Encoded here:
- a CDS encoding efflux transporter outer membrane subunit, which translates into the protein MSGKTLRSSLTLVLSAMILAGCANYSGLDTHGQNLDAKSLKVGQSLNGVTLSPAAWPKSDWWTSLGDPQLDGLIREALHDSPDMQIAEARAHQASAAAYAADAARYPTLDASAGISRSRLAKDQDPLGQGDAYATVRNVSAGFNYNFDLWGGHRDAWEAALGQARAAEVDRQAAQLTLAADVARAYSDLGQAHIVYDLANDDLKRTKQMLDLSQRRLSSGIDSQYQFQQTQSLEATSEASLIDAEKRLNSAKIALAVLLGKGPDRGSEIARPKVLQASAVAVPSVLPAELLGRRPDLVAARWRVEAASKDIDSAKTQFYPNLNLTASAGAESLLGDAMFGSASRFFNIAPTISVPIFDGGRLRANLDARDADYDLAVAQYNKSLVKALGDVSDTINQLRDIGRQIGAQQHATDIAQDSYNTVVQRYGSGIGNYLDVLSIEQQLLQAQRQLANLNAEQIDLSIQLMQALGGGFQGETLTAANATPATPHN
- a CDS encoding HlyD family efflux transporter periplasmic adaptor subunit; its protein translation is MATAENTQAQGNTPDTGNPRKRKVMLLVLAVVVALACAGVWAYHEFIGRFNESTDDAYVNGNVVEITPLVTGTVVSIGADDGDLVHEGQVLINFDPNDAEVGLQSAQAKLARTVRQVRGLYSNVDGMKAQVNAQQAEVQKAQDNFNRRKNLAAGGAISQEELSHARDDLTSAQNALANAKQQLKTTSALVDDTVVSSHPDVMSAAADLRQAYLTNARSTLIAPVTGYVAKRTVQLGQRVQPGTALMAVIPLDQLWIDANFKETQLRDMRIGQPVDIESDIYGSDVKYSGTVDSLGAGTGSAFALLPAQNATGNWIKIVQRVPVRIHINAEELAKHPLRVGLSTNVEVNLHDQSGPVLAQQPPQKASFSTNVYDRQLAEADAMIAQLIHDNSAAVSKTAQR
- the lpxH gene encoding UDP-2,3-diacylglucosamine diphosphatase produces the protein MILLISDLHLEEERPDITRAFLDLLAGRARSASALYILGDFFEAWIGDDAMTPFQRSICQALRELSDSGTAIFLMHGNRDFMLGKAFCKQAGCTLLKDPSVVQFYGEPVLLMHGDSLCTRDVGYMKLRRYLRNPVTLFILRNLPLSSRHKLARKLRSESKAQTRMKANDIVDVTPEEIPRIMQAFGVKTLIHGHTHRPAIHKLQLGEQAAKRIVLGDWDRQGWALQVDESGYALAPFDFAPPLALPHG
- a CDS encoding DHA2 family efflux MFS transporter permease subunit — its product is MSNNASFTPPSLLLSTIGLSLATFMQVLDTTIANVALPTISGNLGVSSEQGTWVITSFAVSNAIALPLTGWLSRRFGEVKLFLWATMLFVLASFLCGISTSMPELIGFRVLQGLVAGPLYPMTQTLLIAVYPPARRGMALALLAMVTVVAPIAGPILGGWITDSYSWPWIFFINVPIGIFAVMVVRSQLAKRPVETSRQPMDYVGLITLIIGVGALQVILDKGNDLDWFESNFIIIGAAISVIALAVFVIWEMTDQHPVVNLRLFAYRNFRIGTLVLVLGYAGFFGINLILPQWLQTQMGYTATWAGLAVAPIGILPVLLSPFVGKYANKFDLRLLAGLAFLAIGLSCFMRAGFTNEVDFQHIALVQLFMGIGVALFFMPTLSILMSDLPPSQIADGAGLATFLRTLGGSFAASLTTWIWIRRADQHHAYMSESISTFEPATRETLNHLGGASQSAYAQMDQILTSQAYMLSTVDYFTLLGWGFMGLILIVWLAKPPFAAKAGPAASGH